A window of Punica granatum isolate Tunisia-2019 chromosome 8, ASM765513v2, whole genome shotgun sequence genomic DNA:
AACGGCGCCGCTGACGTTGGACGGAGATTCGGACGTCAATTACGGGGCGCCCAATCTGCTGCAACGCGTCCTCAGTGTCCTGAAGAGTGTACGGCCAGGATCAGATCTCACCCACTTCCAAGTCAGTCAAAAGTCAAACCCTCACCGGATCTCTAGTCTTGAACTAATATTGAAAGCACTGTgccataaaaatatatgattgtGATTATGAGATTTCTCGTTCCATTTGATTATCTTTAGTTTCAATATGAGTGCAGCTGCCCCCTACGTTCAACCTCCCGAAATCACAGCTCCAGTGTTTCGGGGAATCGGTTTTCTGCTTCGGGAAGGATTACTTAAGCAAATGCGCCAGTGCCGAGAGCCCCCTGGATCGATTGACATCGGTCGTTGCATGGAGCATCTCTACTGCAGCCCGTCCAATGGTCTTTGGCGTCGCTCCGTACAACCCGATTCTTGGGGAGACCCACCACGTCTCCAGGGGCAATCTTAATGTTCTGCTCGAACAGGTGAAGCCCCAAGTTTATTGATGCTGAAATTGGGCTAAAAAGCACCGTTGGTAAAAAGTTTTTGCAAATTGCACGCGGGTTatagtaataattttttaataataatttggtgcaaaatatttgaaaatgttgCAATGAAATGTATTTTGTTAATTGTCCATTGACACCGTCAACTTTTGCTGACGTAGCATCCAGTGTGTCACATAGGCATCCGACTTGGCAACTGAAGCGGAtcaatataaatttgaatGTCGAGTGACGGGGAAAACATGATGCAGCAAGGAAAGAAATTTAAATGAGTATTTTAGGTCGATACAAAATCTATTATAAATGTAACATGAGTACAAAAAGTTATGAAAACCGTAACAAGACGGTGCAAAAAGTTTTGCCGTGGCAGGAAGGATAGTGCAGTTTTCTTGCACACTAtcctctcatttttttttttgctttctaATTACACGGCCCAAGAAAACTTTACTCCTCACTTCCCAGTAGAGTTCAGTTCACCCCCACCGGTATCTTTAATTGCAGTGCGTGTTCTTCAATGCTGGGTTATGCTTTTTTACCACATTATTATAAGATGTTGcaatattttaaaactttttgtataaCGTACGTTATTACAGTGCCCAGAACTTTTTTCACCTTCTTGTTACGATCttcaaaactttttgtatcaataCGTTACATTTACTATAGACTTTGTACCAATTCAATTGCACATTTAAATGCTTTTCTCGTTACTCGACattcaaatttattttgattcaCTTCAGCTGTCACGTCGGATGCCCATGTTACACCATAGGTGCCACATTTGCAAAagttgacggcgtcaatgaaCAATTGACAGAATACACTTGATTGTaacattttgtaccaatttattacaaaaaaaaaaaaactttttgtaccctGCTTGCAttttgctattttttttttgtactaaCAGTGCTTTTTACCCGCTGAAATTCATGTCACTTATACGTATTTATGTATGGCAATCCCTATAGATAGTGAATTCCTATTGTCGCACTTAGGCGGGTCATAAATGTTAGCTCGGTACATTAACATCCATcgtattcttttatttattttatcaaattttacaagaaaatgaaatctgaaaatatttttcccaGCTTTCTGACTAAAGGATCAGTTTTCCATCAAAGAATGTGTAGGGCATCAGTTCTCACCTGAGATTCTATGTTCGATACTCAAATTAGACTATCTGTGTCCATTTGttagatatttaggatttttattttattgtactaggtTCAGCAGTCTCCTTGTAACCAGAAAAGCATCAGTTTTCCCGTTTTCTGTTTGCAGGTTTCCCATCACCCACCAGTCTCTGCTCTCCATGCAACCGATGATCAAAAACAACTTGAGATGATTTGGTGTCAACATCCTGTTCCCAAATTTTTTGGTACATAACATAACCATGTTCGCTTGCTAGATTCCCTCGGACAAGTACTTTTTTCCAGCATAATCTTAAccgttttttcttttttttttttgttgatttaCGATTTACGATCTCGTGTGACATGGGGCAGGCACTTCAGTAGAGACGGAGGTACAAGGAAAGAGGCAACTGAAGCTCCTAAAGTACGGGGAAACTTATGTCATGAACTCCCCCAAGCTGCTGATCCGGTTCTTGCCCGTTCCCGGCGTCGATTGGGTTGGCCACGTTCAGATCACTTGCAAGGAAACGGGTCTCGAGGCTGAACTATCTTACAAGTATAGCATATTTGGCGGGAGGAACCATAGATTGATCAAGGGCAAGATCATTGACTCGTCATCTTCCAAGACAATATACGACATCGAAGGGCATTGGGACAGGTAAAACTCAAAAGTTGGAAACTTTTTCggtagattttctttttttctggtAGATCAAAAGCGGGAAATTTTGGTTCGTTAATCGTTTTATTACGTATCTTCTCACTTATTCGACTGATGTATAGGACTGTCACGATCAAGGACGTCAGCAGTGGGAAACTTCGGCTCATCTACGATGCGAAGGAAGCCATTTCAGGGCTGAGTACTCCTTATGTAGAGGATCCAAAGGTGATTGATCAGTTACTTGATTCAGCCACACTATGCACATCGTAGTTCAGCCTGCCTGAATACACGTGATCAATGATCGGGATccgttttctcgtgttttttTGGACGTTCAGGGCATCTCAGAAAGAGAATCGGCCGTGGTGTGGGGCGAGGTGAGCCGGGGGATTCTGGGGAAGGAGTGGGAGAAGGCAAGGGAAGCAAAGAGAAGTGTTGAGCAGAGGCAGAGGGAGCTCCAAAAGGAGAGGGACTCAAGAGGAGAGAAATGGGCTCCTAAGCACTTCACTGTGACTCACAGCAAGGAAGATGGGTGGGATTGCAGTCCCATTGAAAGTCAGGTCCATCCAGCTCCTATAGCTGTTCCCTTGTGAATACCGGAAAAAGAAATCCGGAGATTCGCTCTTCTCGTACAGAATCTGACACATTGGCCCGTATAACCCTTATGGCGAGAAACAGCAGGCCTTGCTTGCAGGTTACAGATTCGTAAACGGTGGATATCATACGGATGTTATGCTCTCGGTCGTGGGGAACGATCAGCGATGCAACAAAATGCGTTATTTTTCTTCACTTGAAGTTCTCCTAGTTTTTTCCTATTATGATTTTAGCGTTTTAGGATTTCTACTGAAGGAATATCAGCAGTAAAACACATTCATCATTGAATACATGGAGTTTGCCTAGGACTACCTCGATGAGAGTTTGGCCAAGATGTTTACGCCACGTAGTGTACGAAAATGAGAAAGAAAGGGGTGAATATTATTCGATAATATATACGCAACTCTACAGATTTTTTTACATAAATCAACAATGTTACCGGATTAGTAAAATCCCCCCATCATCAGTATCAGCCACATTCATAAAGCCCGAAATAGGTCTGAGATCTATCATGTGAACCTCCTAACCTGAAATCTTCTCCCAAATGCTGTTAGCCTTCTTCCTTGCATCCCAAGAAAAAAGGTTCGAAAGCTGTACCCTACTAGGCCTGATAGTGACCGCTCGATCCTCGATGACTGTGCAGATGGTTCCTTCATGACACTAACAGATGATAGTGCAGAGGAACCAAGATGGGATCCCATTGGGTCGAGTTAAAGAACCGACCAAAGAATATAGGAACTAagagaaaaaatgaatttatcTAGGCTCAGTGTGACAATGTGTAGTTTGGGAAGAGTCGCAACAATTTGTCTAAGGTCTCAGGAAAGAACTTCCTCGCAAACAAGTAACACGGCCGTTTCACTCCGTTCCATAGGCAAGGGTCTTCCATTTCTTTGTGCTGCATAACCCGAAACAAAAGAGAACATTCCCGTAAGTTCAGAAATCCTTTGGTCTAAAGAAAGAACCACAGATAAGGGACTCTTAAATGTCCACATACCTTGCCATCACTTGTTACATGAAGACTTCGATCGATTGACTGCGAGTGAAACAATCAAAGCACATAAACGAATAAGTGCCCTGCTTAACTAGAAACTGAttttttggtttcaaaatGAATCACTGCTTCCAAAAGAAATCTAAACTCATTACCGAAATATTCTTCAAAAGCTGGTAAGTGACATCTTGAGCCCTGTATGACTTCGGGTGCCACTTTCTCTCCGACCAATCAACATGGGTTATGGACCAGTTTGCTATACCATTTGGATCGATGAGCTGAAAACAGAGAAAGATTTAGTCCGTCAGATTTATGCTAAAGATAATAGATTCTCAAGGGgataaattttgtaaatacTGCTAATTAAGGTGGTACTGCAGAGAAGATcctcacattgaaaaaggtCGGCAAATAATGTTCGTCTGCAATGCAATTGCGACCATCAAGACCAGGCTGTAAACAACAAAAGTATGAAATCAATGTCagtattaattataatatattcattttgctCTTCCAGAAAGACtgattatgattttttttttggctaatgAATAAATGCAATGAAAAACGTCAAAGGACATTGACCTTGCAGTAGTCCCGGAACTTTGTGTAGTAGAGACTATCAGTGAGGACTATAAGGGCATGTTGCCGCTTCAATGAGAACCACTGCTCAAATTCAACATTCTGTAATTATATTCTGAGAAGGGAAGTTTTATCACTACTTATGGTTTCTTTCTCCAGAGCAAACGGTTACCTGTGCACCCTTTCGGAaatctttcttctccacttCAGGCAACATTCGCTCGGAGTATCTGCCATTCCCATGTGGGCCCGGATCATAAAAGCTACCAGGGAAAATGATTTAGTTGTTGGGGCTTCAACTTTATCAGAGAATGGAAAATCTTTTCCGAAGGAGAAAATTAGAGAATCAAAGTTGAATTTGACGAGATAGTGAGCAATACCAATCAACAAAGCTGACATTTGTGTGCATGAGATAGTCATAGATGTAGTTGAAAGAACGCAATGGCACACAACTGCAACTCGAGCAAGACACAGAGTATTTATTAGAAACATTTACCAACCACAATTTCCTTTTTGGTTTGCTGTCCTCCCATGAGTCCAAGAGGAAGAGAGACAGAAAGAGCCAGAGATAAGAAAGTTTACCTATCTGAAAGTAACACGAACCGCATGTTATCGGGATCTTTTAGAGCATTTGCCAGTAGTCGTCTTTCAGCATCAACCATAGAAATTTTACCCCACACAACCTGTGTATAGGAAAAACAGCAACACAATGATTCCAATCTACTTATATTCACCAAAAGAACCGTTCCTGGTTGTAGTTTTTATTGGTTGGTCTTGTTCTTCCTTGTTCTTTTTACATTGTCTCTTATGACTAGGCCATAGCAGATAACTCATTACTCATTAGAGCAAGTGCAAGAACCTGGTCACTGCGAATCTCACGATTCACAAAGTAACGGCTCACATGTACTGGTTTATCCTTTGAAGCATGAACATAGACAGAGAATCTTCCTTCATGGCCCTGCTTGAAAAGACAGACAAATGAATCAAAATTCCATGGCATAAAATGCAGTCAGAACGAGGTTTTCAACAACTGAGTGgatcgaaaaaagaaaattccatcTAAAACACTGATCACTCCTATTTTGCAAGCCATGGTATTCACTTCTTCTTACACTGATTACAAAAATGCATTATGTGCATAAGATTTGGAATATGGCCATACCCCCAAAGTAAGAAAGCCAAGAATAACTAATAGTATCTATTTCTATCTGAGGATGAGAAAAACAAGAAACGAAGGGGAACATTTTGCAAGAATGGAAAGCTTGAGTACATTATTTTACAGGGTCCGGAGTGTCATCATATTACTCGCACTCTACAACTGATCTGGAAACCAATGACTTGCATTTTCACAATAAAGAATAAGAGATgtgaaaaggaaataaattatttaaatttggGAAAACAACAAGAGAACTCACTTGGAAGAATTTATCCCAGAGCATCTCAAAGGGCAAAGAA
This region includes:
- the LOC116188119 gene encoding glycosyltransferase BC10 isoform X1; translated protein: MKTGKGCHLKMGEVQIFSGHRQRSPLRRPIWILVLICLVTVFLFWAYTYHPRSSSGCYIFSAKGCKGISVWLPPAPVREYTDEEVASRIVIQDILYTPSIERKNPKIAFMFLSPGSLPFEMLWDKFFQGHEGRFSVYVHASKDKPVHVSRYFVNREIRSDQVVWGKISMVDAERRLLANALKDPDNMRFVLLSDSCVPLRSFNYIYDYLMHTNVSFVDCFYDPGPHGNGRYSERMLPEVEKKDFRKGAQWFSLKRQHALIVLTDSLYYTKFRDYCKPGLDGRNCIADEHYLPTFFNLIDPNGIANWSITHVDWSERKWHPKSYRAQDVTYQLLKNISSIDRSLHVTSDGKHKEMEDPCLWNGVKRPCYLFARKFFPETLDKLLRLFPNYTLSH
- the LOC116188120 gene encoding oxysterol-binding protein-related protein 4C-like, translated to MVTEEHNATRAVLTAPLTLDGDSDVNYGAPNLLQRVLSVLKSVRPGSDLTHFQLPPTFNLPKSQLQCFGESVFCFGKDYLSKCASAESPLDRLTSVVAWSISTAARPMVFGVAPYNPILGETHHVSRGNLNVLLEQVSHHPPVSALHATDDQKQLEMIWCQHPVPKFFGTSVETEVQGKRQLKLLKYGETYVMNSPKLLIRFLPVPGVDWVGHVQITCKETGLEAELSYKYSIFGGRNHRLIKGKIIDSSSSKTIYDIEGHWDRTVTIKDVSSGKLRLIYDAKEAISGLSTPYVEDPKGISERESAVVWGEVSRGILGKEWEKAREAKRSVEQRQRELQKERDSRGEKWAPKHFTVTHSKEDGWDCSPIESQVHPAPIAVPL
- the LOC116188119 gene encoding glycosyltransferase BC10 isoform X2 yields the protein MKTGKGCHLKMGEVQIFSGHRQRSPLRRPIWILVLICLVTVFLFWAYTYHPRSSSGCYIFSAKGCKGISVWLPPAPVREYTDEEVASRIVIQDILYTPSIERKNPKIAFMFLSPGSLPFEMLWDKFFQGHEGRFSVYVHASKDKPVHVVWGKISMVDAERRLLANALKDPDNMRFVLLSDSCVPLRSFNYIYDYLMHTNVSFVDCFYDPGPHGNGRYSERMLPEVEKKDFRKGAQWFSLKRQHALIVLTDSLYYTKFRDYCKPGLDGRNCIADEHYLPTFFNLIDPNGIANWSITHVDWSERKWHPKSYRAQDVTYQLLKNISSIDRSLHVTSDGKHKEMEDPCLWNGVKRPCYLFARKFFPETLDKLLRLFPNYTLSH